In the Engraulis encrasicolus isolate BLACKSEA-1 chromosome 9, IST_EnEncr_1.0, whole genome shotgun sequence genome, one interval contains:
- the ropn1l gene encoding ropporin-1-like protein — MPPPDTMYCAEQINIPPELPDILKQFTKAAIRTQPDDVLKWSAAYFAALSKGEALPVKERLEMGPKTGQTGLTPALLKVMHKQLSSKNPVHKPDLKQKWKGLCLPYEQLESILSLGNFIEEINWMDFFALGCSVLGGSLMGAMKHACEILTEEPQGSAARIPYATFAGLYTYLARLDGDIPQEQIDNFLQNLQESAAKENGMVQACPNYT, encoded by the exons ATGCCCCCACCTGATACCATGTACTGTGCTGAACAAATCAACATTCCGCCAGAACTACCTGATATTTTAAAACAATTTACCAAAGCAGCCATAAGAACACAGCCAGATGATGTGCTGAAATGGTCAGCTGC CTATTTTGCAGCGTTATCGAAAGGAGAAGCCCTTCCAGTCAAAGAAAGATTAGAAATGGGACCAAAAACAGGGCAGACTGGACTCACCCCTGCACTTCTCAAAGTAATGCACAAACAG ctcTCCTCCAAAAACCCTGTCCATAAGCCGGATTTGAAACAAAAATGGAAGGGACTCTGTCTGCCTTATGAGCAACTGGAGTCCATCCTAAGTCTGGGCAATTTCATTGAGGAAATCAACTGGATGGATTTCTTTGCCCTTGGCTGCAGTGTACTGGGTGGG TCGCTCATGGGTGCCATGAAGCATGCGTGTGAGATCCTGACGGAGGAGCCGCAGGGCAGTGCTGCCCGCATCCCCTACGCCACCTTTGCTGGTCTGTACACGTACCTGGCCAGGCTGGACGGAGACATCCCACAGGAGCAGATAGACAACTTCCTGCAAAACCTACAGGAGAGCGC GGCCAAAGAGAATGGCATGGTCCAAGCATGTCCAAATTACACCTAG